A segment of the Candidatus Hydrogenedentota bacterium genome:
AATTGCTTCGATCCCGAAGTGCCGCCCGTCGTTTGCACGCGCATCTTTAGATTCTTACCCTGCCCGGGAGCAATACCCGGCAAGGTATAGCCGCTGCCCACAACCTGACTGGTCACGTTCGTGTTGCCGTCAAGATAGGTTACGTTGAATCCCGCGACGCTGCCGGCGCCCGTGACTTTAATATCGTCCGTCTGCGTGCCACGGTTTTCGACACGAATCGTACAGTTCGCCGTGTCGCCCGCATCCACGCTCAGCTTGGCCTGCTGGCCCTTGCCGGACGTGTTGATGGTTCCCTCGCCCTTGAAATTGTTGCTGTTGCCTTTCGCGATAGACGCGTCCGGCTGGTAGTCCTTCTCGATCGCCACGTTGTCATAATCGACATCGAACGTAACGTCCGCCGCAGGATTCGTACCCGCGCGCGAATAGGCCGCCGACCGGATACCAAAATACGCGCCATCGAGCGGCGTATCGTCCGTGTCGGTCACCATAACCTTGCCGCCACCACTGCTCACATCCGCGCTCAAAGTTAGCGAGCCGCCGCTGTATGTTCCCTCAATCGAGAACGTAAACGCGCCCGCGGCCCCCTTCAGCGATTTGGACGCCTCGGAATCTACCTGTCCGTCACCGCCATGTTCGAACAAATGCAGCTTGCCTTCGGTGTCCGACGCCCAGGGATCGATTTCGTCGCCACCCAGTCGCAGCGTATACACGGCAAGATAATAGTGCTGCCCATCGTTCGCATGCGCGAAGCCCGCGAAGGAACCGGGTGAAAAGGCCCCGCTCCCCAGAACACCCAGCGCCACCGTAACCGACAGATCGGGCACCGTCGGATCGTTCGCCTTCGCAATCAATTCCGAAACATCCACGTCCACCGAATACCGGAAATTTCCGCCCGCCACGTTCGGAGCCGAAAAATGCTGCCCCGTTATTACGAGCGACGCACTGTCGTCCGCAAGCGTATGCAGGAACACGTGGCTGCGCAGCACCTTGTTTCCAGTGACGTTCTGAATTGACCACGACGAGTCCGACACCCCGCCGCCGATCGTGTGCGACGAAGTTAGGCTCAACGTGAAATCGTGGTCTCCATCTTCGAAGTCTTCAAGCAATGGGGCGGAAAGCGCGCACGCGTAAAGCGCGCAGAAACCTGCCAATGCGCTAATCTGCAATTCTCGAACTCGCGGGCGGACCGGCATAGCATTACCTCCGATTGGGAACCAACAAACCCGTTTGCCGCGCAGCCATGAACAAGCGGCAAGTTTAGCCGATTTAGGCCGATAGTCCAATAGGGGCGGTCGGCGCGCACAAATGCGCTAGAATCGGCGCGGGAGAGCCGCGAAGTGACTACAGTTTACCTTGACCATAGCGCCACCACGCCCGTCCGGCCCGAGGTGCTGGACGCTATGCTGCCCTTTCTGCGCGACGCATACGGAAACGCCGGCTCAATTCACGCCTTCGGGCGCGCGGCACGCCGCGCGGTAGACGACGCGCGGGACCAGGTCGCCGCGCTTCTTCATGCCGACCCGCGCGAGATCGTGTTAACATCGGGCGGGACCGAGTCGAACAATCTCGCCATTCGCGGCGCGGTTGCCGCCGTCGCGCCGGGTAGGCGCCGAATCGTTGTATCGGCGGTCGAGCACCACGCGGTCCTGCATGCCGCAGAGTATGTCCGTGCAAATGATGGCGTTGAACTCGTCGTGGTCGGCGTCGATTCAATGGGTCGCGTCGACAGCGACGAAATTGCTGCCGCTGTGGACGACGCCACCGTCCTGGTTTCCGTGATGCACGGCAATAATGAGACCGGAACAATCCAGCCTGTTGAGGCCATTGCGCGGCGTTGCGCCGAGCGCGGCGTGCCCTTTCACTGCGACGCAGTGCAGTCCGTTGGCAAAGTGCCCATCGACGTCGACGCCTGGCCCGTCAGCATGCTTTCAATCTCGGGCCACAAACTTGGCGCGCCAAAAGGCGTAGGCGCGCTTTACATCCGAAACGGCGTTTCGATTGCCGCGCAGGCCGTGGGCGGAGGGCAGGAACGGGGACGGCGCGCGGGGACAGAGAACGTGGCCGGAATCGTTGCGCTCGGCAAGGCATGCGAAATGGCCCGCACGGAAATGGGGGAGGCCAGTGCGCGAATGGCGCAACTTCGGGACGTGCTCGAACGCGGCATCCTGAATTGCATCCCCCAAGCCCAGGTGAACGGGTCGCAAAGCCACCGGTTGCCGCACATCCTCAATGTCGGATTCCCCGGCGCGGACGGGGAGTCGCTCGTCCTCGCGTTCGACTCCCTCGGTATCGCCGTGTCGAGCGGCTCCGCCTGCACGGCAGGATCGCTCGATCCCTCGCACGTTCTGCTGGCGATGGGGCTGTCCTACGGGCGCGCTCAGTCGGCGGTGCGGTTCAGTTTGGGTACGACGACGACACCGGCCGAGATTGAATCGGTCGTGGCCCGCACGCCGGACGTGGTTCGCCGCTGTAGCGCCCGTTCTCATTAAAAGCACTACTCTCGAATTTGCACCTTTCTCTAAAATCGTCATAGTGGAACATATTGAAACCACTTGCGTTACAACACAATCTGTGGTACAAGAAGGCGTCTTAATCCGGCCCTGGGGCCTGCCGGGGGAATGGTTGACCAATGGGGGACGCTCATTGCCGCTTCGCGACGCAAAACGTCACTCCAATGCGGCCTGGCAACCATGCGAGATTACGACGCGCCATCCACATCGAGGTGGAGTTTGCCTTTATGGAGAGGGTGGCGTGCCAGAGTCAAAGCGTTACCTTGAAAAGGGTTAAGTGCGTAGGGATGTAGTCCGTAAGCACGCGCTGCGACGAACGCTGGAATCGGGGACGTCCGCAAAATGATTCGGTACGCGACTTGCTCCCCGCGCTCAGGCCGGACTGTTCTTGGTCCTGCGTGGCAAGGGAAGAGCGACGTGGATCACACACGCGCCGAGGGAGAGTAACGGGATGCAGTTTACCCGTCTGACCTTTGCACTCATATGCCTTGCCTCGATGGCCCAGGCTGCCCAAGTTGTCGACTACGACATCGTGTATGTACGCCAGCCGCGCGCGGGCGACAACGAGCACGTAATGTGGCCGGAGGTGTTCCACCCCGCGCGAATCGAACCGGGCTGCGATCTCATGCTGCTCCATCCGGACGGATCGGAAGAGGTTCTGGTCGACGCAGGCGAGGGCGCGGCGACCGACCCGTTTGTGTCCTTCGACGCCAAGTGGGTGTACTACGCGTTCTTCCATCAGGTGGACCCGGTTGGCGCGTACAACATCACCAAGGCCGGTTCCGACATCTTCAAGATCAACCTGGAAACGCGCGAAATTGTTCAACTGACCGACCAGGAATTTACACCAAACATGGGATCGGGAACGTGGCTTCTCGATAGTTTTGTCGACAATCCGACGTGGGTTGCCAACAGCCTCGTCCACGGCATCATCAATCTTGGGCCATGTCCGCTGCCCGGCGGGAAGATCGCGTTCGTAAGCAGCCGCAACGGGTTCACCCCGCCGAAGCTGTATTACACGGCGCCCACCCTGCAACTGTTCGTGATGGACGATGACGGTTCGAACGTGCAATGCATCGCCCCGATGTCGATCGGAAGCGCCATGCATCCGGTCCCGCTGAAAGACGGCCGGATCATGTTCAGCTCATACGAATCCCAGGGGTTGCGCGATCTCCGCATGTGGGGACTGTGGGCCATCTGGCCGGACGGGCGCAAATGGGAGCCTCTCATGAGTGCGTTCCTCCCCGGCCAGGCCCTGCACTTTACGACACAACTTTCCAACGAGGACATCGTCGTCGAGAACTACTATAACCTGAACAATTTCGGGTTCGGGACCCTGTACAGCATCCCGCCGCGCCCGCCGCAGGACGAGCCGCCCTTCCAGACGTGGGTCCGGAAAGAAAATACGTGGTTGGTCCAGGTGCTCGCGAGCGGCATCGAGTGGGGCCAGCAAATGAGCTTCACGCCAAAGGGAATCACCGTGCTGACGCCGTTCTCGAGCGGCGCGGATGAAGCGGCCGCGGTCGGCTCCGGCGGAACACGTGTCGGCAAGTTCACACACCCCTGTGCCGCGCCGAACAACGATCTGCTGGTGGCCTATTCGGCTGGACCAGTCAACGCGCTCAATCGGCCCGTGTCGCTGCCCGCCCCTGACGCCGGCATCTACCTGATTCGCGATGGCGGCGTGATAACCAGCCCAAATCAATTGGTGAAGATTAAGAACAACGGCAACTACAACGAGGTCTGGCCGCGCCCGGTGGTTCCGTACATCGATGTCCACGGCGTCGAAGAACCGGTCGACCTGCCGTGGCTTCCGAACGACGGATCGCTCCATCCCGACCTTCCCGAAGGCACCCCGTATGGCCTCGTCGGCAGCAGTAGTCTCATCAAGCGCGATACGTTCCCTGGATACGTCATCGCCTGGGAGAATGAGTTTGACGGGATGGACGCATTCAACACGACGGAAAACGACCAAAGTACGAACTGGATATATCAGGGCGCGGACGCGGGCCTGTACAAAGACAAGGATATCTACGCCGTACGCCTCCTCGCGATGGAGCCGGTCACCGACCGGTACCGCGGTCCGAACAGCGGACGTCATTACGAAAGCCACGCCGGGGAACGTCTGCGCATTCTCGGCGAAATTCCCGTACTGAAATTCAATCCCGACGGCTCGCCCATAAAGGATCCCGACGGAAATCCCGATACGAGCTTCTTGGCGAAGATTCCCGCGGACACGCCGTTTACGTTTCAGACGCTCGACAAGAACGGCATGGTGTTGAATATGGCGCAGACCTGGCACCAAGTCCGGCCCGGTGAGGTGCGCAACGACTGCGGGGGTTGCCACGCCCACAGTCAGATGCCGCTTGCCTTCGACCTGACCGCGGCAGGCCAGCCGGGTTATCAGGTCTGGGACCTGTCGAAACAGACGCCGTTGCTCGCCCAGGACGATGTTGGAGAAACGGTACTCGCGTACGATGAGAAGAGCGTCGTTGACGTCGAATTCATCCGGGACATCCGGCCGATTCTCAAGAAGCATTGCACGCCATGCCATACGAAGAAAGACCCGACCCCACCCGGAAACTTGGTGCTGGATGACCGGAAACTCGAAGGCACGCTGCCAAACGACTATGAACGGCTTGCCTGGGACCGCGACGCACGCTGGGGCTACAAACCCCTGGTAACCGTTGGCGGCGACCCCGAATGGCGTCAGACGAATGCCAGCCGATACATTCGCATGTTCCAAAGCAGGCGCAGCCTGTTGGTTTGGAAAATCTTCGGTGAGAGGCTCGACGGATGGAAGAATAAGGACCATCCTACGGAAAAAATTCCGGGTGATCGGAATTCGTTGAAATACGGTGTTGATCCGAACGATTGCGATTTGGACTACACCGGCACCATCATGCCGCCGCCCGATAGCGGCGTGCCCCCGTTATCCGAAGAACAAAAGATGCTGATCGTCCGATGGATCGATCTCGGGTGTCCCATCGATCTGACGAAGGGCACCGATAACAAAGGTTTCGGCTGGTACCTCGACGACCTCCGGCCCACGCTCACCGTCAGTTCGCCACGGCCTGGCGCAAACCCCGGCGGTCCGCTCAGCGTCATTCGGATTGGCGTTGCCGACGCCAACAGCGGTATCAAGAACGGCTCGCTGTCCGTGAAGTGCGACGCACAAATCGTCGCGGCACGAAACCCCGGCGATGAACTGGCGGACTACTTCCAACTCGTCGGCGATGGCATCTATCAATATACGCTACCCGAACCGATTCCCGTCGGTACAGAGACGGTCCTGCATGTTCAAGTATCGGACAAGCAGGGCAATGTTACGTGGGCGGATGTCGAGTTTTCAGTGACGGAGTAATCGCGCCAGTGCGGCGCCGTGCCATTGATAATTGGCGTGGTGCGAAAACTGTGGGCATCGGGGCTTTGATTCGATCTCCGGCTCCTTGATACCGTCTGGTACATGTCTCTAACGATCTACTCGAACGTCGACCATTCCGTCGCCGGAGGCGTTCGCGAACTGCTCCGAAGCCGCGGATTGCTATGGGACCTGATATCGAAGGACCTGCGCGCCCGGTACCGAAATGCCGTCATGGGGTTCGTGTGGGCGGTGCTCCAGCCCATACTCATGATGCTTATCTTGTACGTTGTGTTCGGCAAAATTTTCGGCGGCCGATTCGCCGTAACCGGCGGCGACGATCATCCGTACGAATTGATGCTGCTCACTGCGCTCATTTTTTGGCAGTTCTTCGCGTCGGCCTTTAGCCGGGCGACGGTTTCCCTCATCGACAACGCGGACTTGATCAAAAAGGTCTATTTTCCGCGCGAACTGATCCCCATCGCGTCGATGGGCAACAGTATTGTCAATCTGGCGATAGGGCTTCTCGTATTGATCGGCATGTACTCCTATCACGATCACCCTGTCGGAATTGGAGTCGTCTGGGCAGGGCTGGTGTTCGTGGTCCAATGTGCGTTACTCATCGGCCTGGCCCTGCTGTGCTCGAGCCTGAACGTGCGGTTCCGCGACGTCGGCTACGCCGTTGAGGTGGGGCTAATGATGGGTTTCTACGCCACGCCCATCTTCTACTCGACCGACGCCCTTCGCATCGCCGCGGGCAACTATCCGGCGGTGCTGACACTCTATGCGCTGAACCCAATGGTGGGTATCGTTTCAGCCTATCGCACGGCGCTGCTCGGCAACGAATTCCCACCGATGAGTGAGTTGGGTTGGCCAACTATATGTGCTCTGGGCATTCTAATCGTCGGCGCGTTCGTGTTTCGCCGCATGTCGCCGACGATTGCGGACCATCTATGACCGGTTTTGCGCAAGCAGCGCCTCGTTCGCCGAGCGCGGCGCAGTCCGGGGTTGATCGCCTGCAACGCTCACCGGCTCCAATGCGCGCCACGCTCGGCGAGCGCGGCGCTACCCGTGCGTCCGTAAGTTTGATTTGGCTTTGCTATGCCGCTAATCGAGCTTGAGAATATCTCGAAATCGTTCTCGACGCGTCGTGGCGCGGGCATGCTGCTCGGGCGTGGCGGATTGGCTGACGTGTTGCGCGGCCGGAAACATTCTACGTTTCAGGCGTTACACGATATTTCGTTCACCGTCGATCACGGCGAGTCCGTCGGACTAATCGGGGCCAACGGCGCGGGCAAGAGCACGCTGTTGAAAATAATTGCCGGGGTCACGGCGCCGACCTCGGGCCGCGTCACGGTGCGCGGGCGCGTCGCATCGCTGCTCGAACTCGGCGCAGGATTTCATCCCCTCCTCACGGGGCGTGAAAACGTTTATCTCAACGGGCGAATCTTGGGGATGTCGCGCGCGGAAGTCGATAACGTGTTCGACGATATCGTCGCCTTCTCCGGACTCGAAGAGTTTATCGATAATCCTGTCGACACCTATTCGAGCGGCATGTTCGTCCGTCTTGGGTTCGCGGTCGCGGTGCACTCGAACCCGGACATCTTTCTCGTCGACGAAGTGCTGTCTGTCGGCGACGAAGATTTTCAGCGTAAGTGCCGCGAACGAATCGGAGAGTTGCGCAGCCAAGACAAGACTATTCTCTTCGTCTCGCACGATCTCAGCATCGTCAACACGCTGTGCGATCGCGTCATCTTGTTGAGCGGCGGGACGATGTTTGTCCGCGGTACCGTGCAGGAGACCATCGATTTCTATCTGCGGCAGATCGGACAAAAGAAAGGCATCCACACGATTGCGTCGCCATCAGCCGAAGCGATTGTGAGTCACGGGCGCATATCGGCGTTTCACAACCGCAAGGAAATTAGCGCGACCAGCGGGTTTCAGGTCCACCTGCGCAGTATGGGTTTTGTTCATGCCTCCCCGTCTGCCGACTGGAATGTCGTCGCGCGCAGCGAGAACGGCTGTGTCGCGGTCGGCAAAATGCCTCGCCTGCCGATAACACATACGTGGCGGCTGCAACTCAACGGCAGCACGCTCACGTGGTCGATTGAGGTCGAGTGCGAACGCGCTGTGCAGGTCGAGGGCATTGACGTAAACCTGTTTGTGAAGAAGTCATTCACGCGCTGGCAGTATCGCGATGAGACCGGGGCCTTTCCCGAAATCCCGCTGCAACAGCAAACCTACCTGGAAATCGTGCCGGGCGACGCAGTTGTGCGCGAGGCCGGCGCGTTCTCCGACGATCCCGGGGGTCCGTCACCGGTCTCCATCGAGGCCGTGGGGCAATCCAAACCGCACCGGCTGCAGTGGTCGAACACGGATTATGCCGTCGGCTGCCGAGTACTGCAGGTTTTGTTCAACGACCTCGGCCCGGAGAACATCATGGCCGCGGGCCGGCACGAATTGGTCACGCTCGAAATCAATCTCGGCGCGGACCGCGAGACTATTCTCGGTTACCGGGCAAAATACGTTCGCGGCACGGCGCTAAATGACGGCGATCTGACGTTGCGGTTCGCGGACGGCCGCTTCACGCTCGAATGGCGCGGCGAAGAACTAACGCGCACAGTCGCCCTCTACACATCGATCCTAACGCACAAGATATGGAACGATAGCGACAAGCTCCATTGGGGCTACGTCGAGTGCTCCGGGTCGGTCATGCGCGTCACCGGCCGCTCGCGGCGTTTCCCGTTTGCGCAGCACTGGGAACTCGACCTGCGCGACAGCGCGCTCTATCTGACGATTTGGCTGGAAGTCTTTGACGATTTCGACATGGACGAGTGCCATACGTCGATTGGACTCCGCCCCGAATACGACCGATGGAAGACGGACCACGAATCGGGCGAGTTCCCGCCATTCGAGCAAGGACTCGAGGATTGGCGCCACGTAAACAAGGAATACGCTACAGGAGCCACAGCCTGCGCCTTGTCACCCAATCTCCCGTCTGTTATGCTGAAGAGCACTGCAGGCGGCGTGTCGTTTCGAATGACTGTCCTGAACACGGGATTCTCGGATAACACCCGGGTATTGCAGGCGTTACGGACTCCCGATGCGGGCCGCTTGCGGTTCGCGCCGGGCCGCCACCTGTACTTTCAGGGCCTCGTTCGGGTCGAGCCGCAGTGAGAATATTTGGCCTGCTGTAAGTGTTTGAATTGTAAGCGTTTTGTCAAGGCTTGTACCAGGATCGAATGGCATAAAGCCGTCTTTTCCGGGTATACTTTGGCATTCTGAGTTGCAACCAGGGGAGTGGTCTGATGACGCCGGAAACTGCGGTCGCGGAGAACGCGCAGGTCGCCGAGGGTAGAGCGCCAACGTTTGGCGGTGGCCAGTGGCAAAAGCTGGGCCTGAACAAGACGCAGAAGCGCGTGCTGACGAAGCGCGCGGTGATGTGGCTGGGCCAGACGTGTAACCTGCGCTGTTACTTCTGCTACTTCCTGAACCGCATTGACGATGCGCATCACCCCGAGCACCCCTTCATGGACATACAGAAAGCGAAGGACATGTGCACCATCCTTCGCGAGTTCTACGGTTGCACGTCGATCGACATTCAGGGCGGCGAACCTACCATTTATCCGCATATTCTCGAACTCATCCGGCACTGCCATGAGATTGGCTTGTACCCGACCCTGATTACCAACGGTCTGCATCTCGCGAAGCCGGGCAACCTTGAAAAATTCCGGGACGCGGGCGTCCGCGATTTCCTGTGCAGCCTCCACGGCATCGGCGACATTCACGACGAGGTCGTTTGCAAGAAGGGCGCCTACGAGAAAATCACGACAGCCATCGGCCGCATGCAGGAACTCGGCATGCCGTTCCGCTTCAACTGTACGATGTCGAAGCCCGTCGTGCCGATCATTCCGCAGATTGCACAAAAGGCAATCGACTACGGCGCGAACGCCGTAAACTATCTCGC
Coding sequences within it:
- a CDS encoding cysteine desulfurase, with amino-acid sequence MTTVYLDHSATTPVRPEVLDAMLPFLRDAYGNAGSIHAFGRAARRAVDDARDQVAALLHADPREIVLTSGGTESNNLAIRGAVAAVAPGRRRIVVSAVEHHAVLHAAEYVRANDGVELVVVGVDSMGRVDSDEIAAAVDDATVLVSVMHGNNETGTIQPVEAIARRCAERGVPFHCDAVQSVGKVPIDVDAWPVSMLSISGHKLGAPKGVGALYIRNGVSIAAQAVGGGQERGRRAGTENVAGIVALGKACEMARTEMGEASARMAQLRDVLERGILNCIPQAQVNGSQSHRLPHILNVGFPGADGESLVLAFDSLGIAVSSGSACTAGSLDPSHVLLAMGLSYGRAQSAVRFSLGTTTTPAEIESVVARTPDVVRRCSARSH
- a CDS encoding ABC transporter permease is translated as MSLTIYSNVDHSVAGGVRELLRSRGLLWDLISKDLRARYRNAVMGFVWAVLQPILMMLILYVVFGKIFGGRFAVTGGDDHPYELMLLTALIFWQFFASAFSRATVSLIDNADLIKKVYFPRELIPIASMGNSIVNLAIGLLVLIGMYSYHDHPVGIGVVWAGLVFVVQCALLIGLALLCSSLNVRFRDVGYAVEVGLMMGFYATPIFYSTDALRIAAGNYPAVLTLYALNPMVGIVSAYRTALLGNEFPPMSELGWPTICALGILIVGAFVFRRMSPTIADHL
- a CDS encoding ABC transporter ATP-binding protein, which encodes MPLIELENISKSFSTRRGAGMLLGRGGLADVLRGRKHSTFQALHDISFTVDHGESVGLIGANGAGKSTLLKIIAGVTAPTSGRVTVRGRVASLLELGAGFHPLLTGRENVYLNGRILGMSRAEVDNVFDDIVAFSGLEEFIDNPVDTYSSGMFVRLGFAVAVHSNPDIFLVDEVLSVGDEDFQRKCRERIGELRSQDKTILFVSHDLSIVNTLCDRVILLSGGTMFVRGTVQETIDFYLRQIGQKKGIHTIASPSAEAIVSHGRISAFHNRKEISATSGFQVHLRSMGFVHASPSADWNVVARSENGCVAVGKMPRLPITHTWRLQLNGSTLTWSIEVECERAVQVEGIDVNLFVKKSFTRWQYRDETGAFPEIPLQQQTYLEIVPGDAVVREAGAFSDDPGGPSPVSIEAVGQSKPHRLQWSNTDYAVGCRVLQVLFNDLGPENIMAAGRHELVTLEINLGADRETILGYRAKYVRGTALNDGDLTLRFADGRFTLEWRGEELTRTVALYTSILTHKIWNDSDKLHWGYVECSGSVMRVTGRSRRFPFAQHWELDLRDSALYLTIWLEVFDDFDMDECHTSIGLRPEYDRWKTDHESGEFPPFEQGLEDWRHVNKEYATGATACALSPNLPSVMLKSTAGGVSFRMTVLNTGFSDNTRVLQALRTPDAGRLRFAPGRHLYFQGLVRVEPQ